GTTGCCGGAGTTTCGGCAGATGCTGCTGGAGGCGCCAGCGGATTACTGACCCACGAAAAAGGGCACCCGAAGGTGCCCTTTTTGTCATCCCGCCGAACTCAGTTCAGCGCTGGCTTGTCGCCATTGATCGGGATGCGCTTGGCCTTGGCTTCTTCCGGCACGATGCGCAGCAGGTCGATGCTGAGCAGGCCGTTGGCCAGGCCCGCCGACTTGACCTCGATATGGTCAGCCAGGCGGAACGACAGTTTGAAGGCGCGCTGGGCAATGCCCTGATGCAGATAGGTCACTTCAGCGGCGCCGTTTTCGCGCTTGCCACCGATAACGGTCAGGACGCCTTTTTCGACCTGCAAATCGAGGTCCTGCTCCTGGAAACCGGCTGCGGCAACCACGATGCGGTAGTGGTCATCGCCATGTTTTTCAACGTTGTAGGGAGGGTAGCTGCTACCCGCTTCGTTGCGTGCCGCGGACTCGAACAGGTCGTTGAAACGGTCGAAGCCAACGGAATGGCGGAACAGTGGAGCGAGAGAGAAAGCGCTGGTCATGGTCATTAACTCCTGAGATTCAGCAAGTAAGTCATTGCGCGACCCGACTTCGGCATCGCGTACTCAAGAGATAGGGTCGAGGGGAACGCTTTCAAGGGGACAGTGTAAAAATTTGATGGCCCTTCGCGGCGGTCCGACGTCTCGGTGAATCCGCTCCTACAGGGGGGGCGCGGCCCTTGTAGGAGCGGATTTATCCGCGATTAAGCCGGCTCAGGCAACACAAGCTTCGAAAGCAGCAGCCTCAACCCCCAGCAACCGGCTGATCCGCGCGCAATCATCCTCACGCCGCAGCTCGGCAAACAACACCACCGCCTCCGGGTAACTGCGGGTCAGCATTGCCAGCCACTGCTTCATCCGCCCCGGCGCATAGCGCGGCGACAGTTTGGCCTGGGCCTGGCGCCAGAACTCGCGCAACAGGGGCAGCAGGTCATCCCAGCTCATCGGCTGATACTCACGCCCATCCCGTGCGGCAGCAATTTGCAGGGCCAGATCGGGTCGCGACACCAGGCCACGCCCCAGCATGATGTCCTCTGCCCCGCTAACCTCCCGGCAGCGCCGCCAGTCATCGACCGTCCAGATTTCACCATTGGCGAACACCGGCACGCGGACCACATCCTGCACCCGTGCCACCC
The genomic region above belongs to Pseudomonas sp. PSKL.D1 and contains:
- a CDS encoding Hsp20 family protein, with product MTSAFSLAPLFRHSVGFDRFNDLFESAARNEAGSSYPPYNVEKHGDDHYRIVVAAAGFQEQDLDLQVEKGVLTVIGGKRENGAAEVTYLHQGIAQRAFKLSFRLADHIEVKSAGLANGLLSIDLLRIVPEEAKAKRIPINGDKPALN